One window from the genome of Lentibacillus daqui encodes:
- a CDS encoding helix-turn-helix domain-containing protein, whose product MNLEQISYNIKFLRKQHKWTQNDLAKRLSTSRSVIAKWENNVVIPDVSSLIELSMVFDVSIDQLVGNYSVREDLLRDFKRVYSSDAESFDVEAMEIVEYIMQHPEFKTNIHRLKGLPLKKQQSIQRLFGNLIQECEQL is encoded by the coding sequence ATGAACTTGGAGCAGATTTCCTATAACATCAAATTTTTGCGTAAACAACACAAGTGGACCCAAAACGACTTGGCAAAGCGACTATCAACTTCCCGCTCTGTGATCGCCAAATGGGAAAACAACGTGGTGATCCCGGATGTGTCTTCCCTTATTGAATTGAGCATGGTATTCGACGTATCCATTGACCAACTGGTTGGCAATTATTCCGTACGCGAAGATCTGTTGAGGGACTTCAAACGTGTCTACAGTTCCGATGCTGAATCCTTTGATGTCGAGGCGATGGAGATCGTTGAATATATCATGCAACATCCCGAGTTCAAAACAAACATTCACCGCTTAAAAGGACTTCCTTTAAAAAAACAACAATCCATTCAACGTTTATTTGGTAATTTAATTCAAGAATGTGAGCAATTATAG
- a CDS encoding YfhH family protein, whose product MDYRYSDYSIEQLRQEVGRLKEKAQKAEQLGNISEVAVNERKMQVAMAYMLNPEDFHPDDIHQIAGDPGHTFKINYINGVFAWGHRLNLLNEQYEKEEAVPISVLGEKVN is encoded by the coding sequence TTGGACTATCGTTACAGTGATTATTCGATTGAGCAGTTACGCCAGGAGGTTGGCCGGCTTAAGGAGAAAGCGCAAAAAGCCGAACAGCTTGGCAATATTAGCGAAGTTGCCGTCAATGAACGGAAAATGCAAGTTGCCATGGCTTATATGTTGAACCCGGAAGATTTTCACCCGGATGATATTCATCAAATTGCTGGTGATCCTGGTCATACTTTTAAAATAAATTATATTAACGGTGTGTTTGCTTGGGGTCATCGGTTGAATTTGTTGAACGAGCAATATGAAAAGGAAGAAGCAGTTCCGATTTCGGTATTGGGGGAAAAAGTAAACTAG
- a CDS encoding NERD domain-containing protein has protein sequence MKVIKHRKKPYVILCYEALFRNLKERYRKNPKLLERYNRFNAGYLGEKDVDFSLMQFPRKNFYVIHDIRLKIHNFHFQIDTLIICDKFICILEIKNIAGIIECDSKLNQLVQINGDKRMALQDPILQAETQKRHLQDWLHQFNISIPLDTLVVSSNPSTIINIKQNAPIIYRKLIRMESLHLHLDQLAEKYTAHPLSIQQIKNLNNLILHANAPLHPDLIKRFNIQERHLHTRISCPKCGQPAITRTYGKWVCQKCSATEIKLHERVILDYFLLYHDTITNSQCRRLLSIDSPRVIYRLLKSMGLKYSGKNSGRIYYAPKVDEYPQDSDFPGKFQSVLDIF, from the coding sequence TTGAAAGTTATTAAACACAGAAAAAAACCTTATGTTATTTTATGTTATGAGGCGCTATTTCGTAATTTGAAAGAACGTTACAGGAAGAATCCAAAACTCTTAGAACGCTATAACCGCTTTAATGCAGGGTATTTAGGAGAAAAAGATGTTGACTTTAGCCTAATGCAGTTCCCCCGGAAAAATTTCTACGTCATTCATGATATCCGTCTAAAAATCCACAACTTTCATTTTCAAATAGACACGTTAATTATTTGCGATAAATTCATCTGTATCTTGGAAATAAAAAATATCGCTGGAATCATAGAATGCGATAGCAAATTGAATCAATTAGTTCAAATTAATGGGGATAAAAGAATGGCTTTACAAGATCCTATACTACAGGCCGAAACACAAAAAAGACATTTACAAGATTGGCTGCATCAATTTAACATATCAATCCCACTAGATACATTAGTGGTTAGTAGCAACCCCTCCACCATTATTAATATAAAGCAAAACGCCCCCATTATTTATAGAAAACTGATACGAATGGAAAGTTTGCATTTACATTTGGATCAACTAGCGGAAAAATATACAGCTCATCCCTTATCAATCCAGCAAATTAAAAACTTGAATAACCTAATTTTACATGCCAATGCACCACTTCATCCAGATTTAATTAAACGGTTTAACATTCAGGAAAGACACCTTCACACCAGAATTTCATGTCCTAAATGTGGACAACCTGCAATAACCCGGACGTATGGAAAATGGGTATGCCAAAAATGCTCAGCAACAGAAATAAAATTGCATGAGCGGGTTATTTTAGACTATTTTTTGCTCTACCATGACACCATAACAAACAGCCAGTGCCGACGTTTACTAAGCATTGATTCCCCCAGAGTTATTTATCGGTTACTAAAATCAATGGGTTTGAAATATTCCGGGAAAAATAGTGGAAGAATCTACTATGCTCCAAAAGTTGATGAGTATCCACAGGATTCAGATTTCCCTGGTAAGTTCCAGTCTGTATTGGACATTTTTTGA
- the mutY gene encoding A/G-specific adenine glycosylase, with product MDKRLQNFDILEFQRDLIAWYKQNKRDLPWRKVRDPYKIWVSEIMLQQTKVDTVIPYFHRFIEKYPTPKALAEADEQDVLKTWEGLGYYSRARNLQTAVKEVVASYGGEVPDTPEDLGALKGVGPYTKGAILSIAFDQPEPAVDGNVMRVLSRVLLVDDDIAKSSTKKRFEKLAAALISKEDPSSFNQGIMELGALVCTPKSPACLLCPLQRHCRAFAQGLEEELPVKSKGKKQKTVPYAALLIKNEHGQYVIEKRSDHGLLANLWQFPMVPIDEIGMDHIANWLFAEYGLRINLGAEAGTLKHIFTHLIWQLNIYYATTKQTETADDRIRFVNQSDLAAYPFPVSHQKMLKYIG from the coding sequence ATAGATAAACGGTTACAGAATTTTGACATTCTGGAATTTCAACGGGATTTAATCGCTTGGTACAAACAAAATAAGCGTGATCTTCCCTGGCGAAAAGTGCGGGATCCTTATAAAATATGGGTTTCCGAAATTATGCTTCAACAAACAAAGGTTGATACGGTTATCCCTTATTTTCACCGATTTATTGAAAAATATCCAACCCCAAAAGCATTGGCTGAAGCAGATGAGCAGGACGTACTGAAGACATGGGAAGGATTGGGTTATTATTCCCGCGCCCGCAACTTGCAAACGGCTGTTAAAGAAGTGGTTGCCAGTTACGGCGGTGAAGTACCGGATACGCCTGAAGATTTGGGTGCATTAAAAGGTGTTGGCCCTTATACAAAAGGTGCCATTTTATCAATTGCGTTTGATCAGCCAGAACCTGCAGTGGACGGGAATGTCATGCGTGTTCTTTCCCGCGTGCTGCTTGTTGACGATGATATTGCCAAATCCAGTACAAAAAAACGGTTTGAAAAGCTGGCGGCAGCACTTATTTCAAAAGAAGATCCGTCGTCGTTTAACCAAGGAATCATGGAATTGGGGGCGCTTGTTTGTACGCCGAAATCACCTGCATGTCTGCTTTGCCCACTACAACGGCATTGCCGGGCATTTGCACAGGGATTGGAAGAAGAGTTACCGGTTAAATCGAAAGGGAAAAAACAAAAAACGGTTCCCTATGCTGCATTATTAATCAAAAATGAGCATGGTCAATATGTGATTGAAAAACGTTCCGATCACGGTTTATTAGCTAATCTTTGGCAGTTTCCAATGGTTCCAATCGATGAAATTGGAATGGATCATATAGCAAATTGGCTATTCGCCGAGTATGGTTTGCGGATCAACCTGGGTGCTGAAGCTGGGACCCTCAAACATATTTTTACCCATTTAATTTGGCAATTAAACATATATTACGCTACTACAAAGCAGACAGAGACGGCTGATGATCGGATCCGCTTTGTGAACCAGTCTGATTTGGCAGCCTACCCATTTCCTGTTTCCCATCAAAAGATGCTGAAATATATTGGGTAA
- a CDS encoding ABC transporter ATP-binding protein, which yields MEHAIELRNVHKSFKSFGIKDLSLQVKKGFVTGFIGANGAGKSTVIKMIMNLLHPDSGEIRVLGMNYKQNEKSIKERIGFVFNDDMLYKELTLRDMKKMIAPCYRRWDDPLFYQYCERFELPLRQNMKSFSDGMKVKAALAFALSHQADLLIMDEPAANLDPIFRRELMELLHDVMLNEEKTIFLSTHIMSDLSSLADYITFIDQGELVFSKGLPEIEAEYAIVRGEVELLDQDTEQYFLSIKRTDSGFEALSANFEAVDELFGYEAIIERASLEEIMYYSRGGKADASVN from the coding sequence ATGGAGCATGCTATCGAATTACGGAATGTACATAAATCATTCAAAAGCTTTGGTATCAAAGATTTGTCATTGCAAGTAAAAAAGGGATTCGTGACAGGTTTTATCGGTGCCAATGGAGCCGGCAAGTCGACTGTTATCAAAATGATCATGAATTTGCTTCATCCTGACTCTGGTGAAATCCGTGTGTTGGGTATGAACTACAAACAAAACGAAAAATCCATTAAAGAAAGAATCGGATTTGTTTTTAACGATGATATGTTATACAAAGAATTGACATTACGTGATATGAAAAAAATGATCGCTCCTTGTTACCGGAGATGGGACGATCCTTTGTTTTACCAATATTGTGAGCGATTTGAACTTCCACTCAGACAAAATATGAAATCTTTTTCAGATGGAATGAAAGTGAAAGCCGCTCTCGCATTTGCATTGTCGCATCAAGCAGACCTTCTTATTATGGATGAGCCGGCCGCGAACCTCGATCCGATTTTTCGCAGAGAATTGATGGAGCTTTTGCATGACGTCATGCTGAATGAGGAAAAAACTATTTTTTTATCGACCCATATTATGAGCGATTTATCTTCCCTTGCCGACTATATCACTTTTATTGATCAGGGAGAGCTCGTCTTTTCAAAAGGATTGCCCGAAATAGAAGCGGAATATGCAATCGTTCGTGGCGAAGTGGAATTGCTTGATCAGGATACCGAGCAATATTTTCTATCCATTAAACGGACGGATAGCGGATTTGAAGCTTTAAGCGCTAATTTTGAGGCGGTCGATGAATTATTTGGTTATGAAGCAATCATTGAAAGAGCAAGTTTGGAAGAGATTATGTATTATTCCCGGGGAGGTAAAGCGGATGCTTCAGTTAATTAA
- a CDS encoding SPFH domain-containing protein — MKERAAWSMNGFLGIIIIAVLIAGTVISFIQTQFIIGAICLVVAIVLGSGVTLVQPNQSVVVIFLGKYMGTIRREGIVVTVPFSIRRTISLRVRNFNSKLLKVNDVNGNPIEIAAVIVFKVIDSAKAVFDVDDYKQFVEIQSETAIRAVATKYPYDTFENTKLSLRGNAEEVSNELTDELQDRLKVAGVEVIEARLTHLAYSTEIAQAMLQRQQADAIIAARWKIVEGAVGMVQDAIKQIEKQGIVDLDEERRVAMINNLLVSIVSDNGSQPVINTGSLYQ, encoded by the coding sequence ATGAAGGAACGAGCTGCATGGTCAATGAATGGATTTTTGGGGATTATTATCATAGCAGTCCTCATTGCTGGAACTGTTATTAGTTTCATTCAAACACAGTTTATTATTGGGGCGATTTGTTTGGTGGTTGCCATTGTATTGGGAAGCGGGGTCACATTGGTACAGCCTAACCAGTCAGTGGTCGTAATTTTTCTTGGGAAATATATGGGGACGATTCGACGGGAAGGAATTGTTGTTACGGTACCATTTTCCATACGAAGAACGATTTCATTACGGGTGCGAAATTTCAATAGTAAGCTGTTAAAAGTCAATGATGTCAATGGGAATCCGATCGAAATTGCTGCGGTGATTGTGTTCAAAGTAATTGATTCGGCAAAAGCGGTGTTCGATGTCGATGATTATAAACAGTTTGTTGAGATCCAAAGTGAAACTGCAATTCGCGCGGTCGCAACCAAATATCCGTATGATACATTTGAAAATACGAAGTTAAGTCTGCGGGGAAATGCGGAAGAGGTATCCAATGAGTTAACCGACGAATTACAGGATCGTCTAAAAGTTGCCGGCGTGGAAGTGATTGAGGCACGATTGACGCATTTGGCCTATTCGACCGAGATTGCCCAGGCGATGCTACAGCGACAACAAGCAGATGCCATTATTGCCGCTCGCTGGAAAATCGTTGAAGGCGCGGTTGGTATGGTACAGGACGCAATTAAGCAAATTGAGAAGCAAGGGATTGTTGATTTGGATGAAGAACGCCGGGTAGCAATGATTAATAATTTGCTGGTCTCGATTGTTTCCGATAATGGATCTCAACCGGTCATCAATACGGGATCACTGTATCAATAA
- a CDS encoding TIGR01777 family oxidoreductase codes for MNILITGGTGFVGRHLTQLLTKEGHHAYVLTRFPEKYHNTTNTTYLHYPETPKALPIIHAVVNLAGESLFGYWTPRKKEAIRNSRILTTQTVIDLVQQMDKKPSVFISGSAVGYYGMSDDQIFTEQTTTPGNDFLAQVVTDWEKTASQASELGIRTVFTRFGVILGEKGALPYMSLPVRLFIGGKTGSGEQWISWVHIDDVVQLILFCIQNEHIDGPVNVTAPKPKRNKAFIRLLARVLHRPYWLPTPTTLIHTSLGQVSELITKGQYVLPKKAETFQYPFRYPDVESALKQILK; via the coding sequence TTGAATATCTTAATTACTGGAGGAACCGGTTTTGTTGGCCGTCATTTGACCCAATTATTAACAAAAGAAGGTCATCATGCCTATGTCCTCACCCGGTTTCCTGAAAAATATCACAATACAACAAACACTACCTATCTGCACTATCCGGAAACGCCCAAAGCTTTACCGATTATCCATGCTGTCGTGAATCTGGCCGGCGAGTCGCTGTTTGGCTATTGGACACCGAGGAAAAAAGAAGCCATTCGAAATAGTCGAATTTTAACTACACAGACTGTGATTGACCTTGTGCAACAAATGGACAAGAAGCCATCGGTATTTATCAGCGGTTCCGCAGTTGGTTATTATGGTATGTCTGATGATCAGATTTTCACCGAGCAAACAACGACTCCAGGAAATGATTTTTTAGCCCAAGTGGTTACCGATTGGGAAAAAACTGCCAGCCAGGCAAGTGAATTAGGAATCCGTACTGTATTTACCCGGTTTGGCGTGATCCTGGGAGAAAAAGGGGCACTTCCCTACATGAGTTTACCGGTAAGATTGTTCATCGGCGGGAAAACCGGCAGTGGAGAGCAATGGATTTCCTGGGTTCATATTGATGATGTCGTTCAGTTGATTCTGTTTTGTATACAAAATGAACATATTGACGGACCGGTTAATGTTACCGCACCAAAACCGAAACGGAATAAAGCGTTCATCCGCCTATTAGCCCGGGTGCTCCACCGGCCATATTGGCTCCCCACCCCCACCACACTGATTCACACCAGTCTTGGGCAAGTGAGTGAGCTAATCACCAAGGGACAATATGTACTCCCAAAAAAAGCGGAAACTTTTCAATATCCGTTTCGTTATCCGGATGTGGAAAGTGCATTGAAACAAATTTTAAAATAA
- a CDS encoding ABC-2 transporter permease: MLQLIKKDLAIHKFLWIIYFAMLIFFIAFDKDAIFIITLISAYLMMDAFYADEQANGHRLWNALPFTRSEVVSSRYAGLLVITFICSSAVMVLELIFKAGWNMSLWKEVVGSVVLMMFLGALCFPVFYWISKQKVIFTLLILYVLLHIAGSYAFYYLYLYLLDTRIVPQVLSNGQLFGSGFVIAICLYLLSWRLSITIYKRREII; the protein is encoded by the coding sequence ATGCTTCAGTTAATTAAAAAAGATTTAGCCATTCATAAATTTTTATGGATCATATATTTTGCAATGCTCATCTTTTTTATAGCCTTTGATAAAGATGCCATATTCATTATCACCTTAATCAGCGCCTATTTAATGATGGACGCATTTTATGCTGATGAGCAAGCGAATGGGCATAGATTATGGAATGCTTTGCCATTTACCCGTAGTGAGGTTGTCAGTTCCAGGTACGCTGGTTTACTAGTTATAACGTTCATCTGCTCAAGTGCAGTCATGGTGCTTGAGCTAATTTTTAAAGCCGGCTGGAATATGTCACTTTGGAAAGAAGTGGTCGGTAGTGTGGTCTTGATGATGTTTTTAGGAGCATTATGCTTTCCTGTTTTCTATTGGATTTCAAAGCAAAAAGTTATTTTCACATTGCTTATATTGTACGTTCTCCTTCACATAGCGGGCTCGTATGCATTCTACTATCTGTATCTGTACCTGTTAGATACGCGTATTGTTCCTCAAGTATTAAGTAATGGGCAGTTGTTTGGCTCCGGTTTCGTGATAGCTATATGTTTGTATCTGCTGTCTTGGAGGCTTTCCATAACAATTTACAAGAGAAGGGAGATTATATAA
- a CDS encoding toxin-antitoxin system HicB family antitoxin, translated as MAKKKNFPLRIDPALYDILQRWAKDEFRSVNSHVEFLLREAAKRAGRLPKKDDKKIGED; from the coding sequence ATGGCGAAGAAAAAGAATTTCCCGTTACGCATAGATCCGGCACTATACGATATTTTACAACGATGGGCAAAGGATGAATTTCGCAGCGTCAACAGCCATGTGGAATTCTTGCTTAGAGAGGCGGCCAAGCGCGCTGGCAGGCTTCCGAAGAAGGACGATAAGAAGATTGGGGAAGATTAG
- the ntdP gene encoding nucleoside tri-diphosphate phosphatase translates to MAGPEAGSKIEIHSYKHSGQLHRIWKNSLVLKGTDSVVIAANDKTDVIESDGRTWVTREPAICYFDANFWFNIIGMLRTNGIYYYCNIGSPFVYDEGALKYIDYDLDVKVYPDMTFDILDEDEYEEHKKQMNYPDVIDRILHRNLDILLRWIHQRKGPFAAYFVDQWYEMYLTYR, encoded by the coding sequence ATGGCAGGTCCCGAAGCAGGTTCAAAAATTGAAATACATAGTTATAAACATAGCGGCCAACTACACCGAATATGGAAGAACAGTCTGGTTCTAAAGGGTACTGACTCCGTTGTCATTGCGGCAAATGATAAAACTGATGTTATCGAAAGTGATGGACGAACATGGGTAACCAGAGAGCCGGCAATTTGCTACTTTGATGCGAACTTTTGGTTTAATATTATCGGCATGCTGCGAACGAATGGGATTTATTATTATTGCAATATTGGATCTCCATTTGTGTATGATGAAGGAGCTTTGAAATATATTGACTATGATTTGGATGTAAAAGTATACCCGGATATGACCTTTGATATTCTTGATGAAGATGAATATGAAGAACATAAAAAGCAAATGAATTATCCGGATGTAATTGATCGGATTTTACATAGAAATTTGGACATTTTATTAAGATGGATTCACCAGCGGAAAGGTCCATTTGCCGCTTATTTTGTTGATCAATGGTATGAGATGTATCTGACATACAGGTAG
- the recX gene encoding recombination regulator RecX: MTKITRITTQKRQNSRYNIYIDNGDGEQYGFSVDEAVLIEYHLKKGLELDDAMITTLLKKDSFHKSYTLAINYLSYRMRTKKEMHDFLLKKEVDEEQISKILSRLEQEKLIDDKQFAESFVRTRINTTTKGPRLVQKELQEKGVAADIAGQAVTAYTYEIQYEKACKVVEKKLNQSSKHSFRQRLQQLQGNLLQKGFTQPIIKDVLDEMAEQKDDDAEWEALVHHGEKVMRKYGKKQSGQMLDQKVKEALFRKGFAIEQINRFLDEYSGGE; the protein is encoded by the coding sequence TTGACGAAAATCACACGAATTACGACGCAAAAAAGACAAAACAGCCGTTATAATATTTACATTGACAATGGGGACGGTGAACAATATGGTTTCAGTGTCGATGAAGCTGTCCTGATTGAATATCATCTGAAAAAGGGACTTGAACTGGATGATGCAATGATTACGACCCTATTGAAAAAAGATAGCTTTCATAAATCATATACCCTGGCGATTAATTATTTAAGCTACCGAATGCGAACAAAAAAGGAAATGCATGATTTTTTATTAAAAAAAGAAGTGGATGAAGAGCAGATTAGTAAGATTCTTAGCCGACTTGAGCAAGAAAAATTGATTGATGATAAGCAATTTGCCGAGTCTTTTGTTCGAACCAGAATCAATACAACAACAAAAGGTCCCAGACTTGTACAAAAAGAGTTACAAGAAAAAGGGGTGGCAGCAGATATTGCCGGTCAGGCAGTCACAGCTTATACCTACGAAATACAATATGAAAAGGCATGCAAAGTCGTGGAAAAAAAGCTGAATCAATCCAGCAAACATTCTTTTCGACAGCGACTTCAGCAGCTACAAGGAAATTTACTGCAAAAAGGTTTTACCCAGCCAATTATCAAGGATGTCCTTGACGAAATGGCAGAACAAAAAGATGATGACGCCGAATGGGAAGCGCTTGTCCATCATGGAGAAAAAGTCATGCGTAAATACGGGAAAAAACAATCCGGTCAGATGCTGGATCAAAAGGTGAAAGAGGCATTATTCCGTAAAGGGTTTGCCATCGAGCAGATTAATCGGTTTTTGGATGAATACAGTGGGGGAGAGTAA
- a CDS encoding YfhE family protein, translated as MGKNKKDVHQEKFLNKTQEVLYQREFKGADKVYEQFSQKRSRS; from the coding sequence ATGGGTAAAAATAAAAAGGACGTTCATCAAGAGAAATTTTTAAACAAGACGCAGGAAGTATTGTACCAACGCGAGTTCAAGGGTGCAGATAAGGTGTATGAACAATTTTCACAAAAACGGAGCCGGAGCTAA
- a CDS encoding metal-dependent hydrolase, with translation MDTGTHIVMGIALGGLATLDPAVHNDPTLFHAILVGTVVGSHAPDFDTILKMKGNDAYIRNHRGATHSVPAILMWGVLIAGLIHAFVPQVNFFHLWLWTFVAVVIHVLVDIFNAYGTQAYRPFTDRWIAHGFINTFDPYIFLLHIAGIIAWILGANPGYTWIIVYTVILLYYIKRYLDKREIVKKIRDYFPDIQSITTSPTIKQNTWRVAITTTDKFYVSRVENGHIQIVDKFDRVPLPNTEIMRVAQKDSNVAAFLSFSPVYRWEINDFDDFTEVRFIDLRYRSKGHYPFIAVVHIDDNMKIMSSYTGWIYSEQKLQNKLLFGDNPV, from the coding sequence ATGGACACTGGCACCCATATCGTCATGGGGATAGCGCTTGGCGGATTAGCAACACTTGATCCAGCCGTCCACAACGATCCTACACTATTTCACGCTATCTTAGTTGGAACAGTTGTAGGTTCCCATGCACCTGACTTTGATACAATCCTAAAAATGAAAGGCAATGACGCTTATATCCGAAACCACCGTGGAGCGACCCATTCCGTTCCTGCGATACTCATGTGGGGCGTGTTAATTGCCGGTTTGATCCACGCGTTTGTTCCACAGGTTAACTTTTTCCATTTATGGCTCTGGACGTTTGTAGCTGTGGTTATCCATGTGCTTGTCGATATTTTTAACGCATATGGAACCCAGGCATACCGGCCCTTTACCGATCGCTGGATCGCACATGGGTTCATCAATACATTCGACCCGTATATTTTTCTTTTGCATATCGCCGGAATTATCGCCTGGATACTCGGTGCTAATCCGGGCTATACATGGATCATCGTTTACACGGTTATCTTATTATATTACATTAAACGGTACCTTGATAAGCGGGAAATTGTAAAAAAAATACGTGATTACTTTCCGGATATCCAGTCAATCACCACGTCACCGACTATCAAGCAAAACACATGGCGTGTGGCGATTACAACAACGGATAAATTTTATGTCAGCCGTGTTGAAAATGGTCATATCCAAATTGTCGACAAATTTGATCGCGTTCCATTGCCAAATACGGAAATTATGAGGGTCGCGCAAAAGGATTCGAACGTTGCGGCGTTTTTGTCCTTTTCCCCGGTCTATCGTTGGGAAATTAATGACTTTGATGATTTTACCGAAGTGCGATTTATTGATCTTCGGTATCGCTCCAAAGGACATTACCCATTTATAGCCGTTGTGCACATTGATGATAATATGAAAATTATGAGTTCGTATACCGGTTGGATTTATTCGGAACAGAAGCTGCAGAATAAACTGTTGTTTGGAGATAATCCGGTGTAA
- a CDS encoding gamma-type small acid-soluble spore protein has translation MAKNNKQGANVQKASQGQFGTEFASETNAQKVKQQNNKAAQGQSQGQSQFGTEFASETEAQKVRKQNQKSQQNKQ, from the coding sequence ATGGCTAAGAACAACAAACAGGGTGCAAATGTTCAAAAGGCTTCCCAAGGTCAATTCGGTACTGAATTTGCATCTGAGACAAACGCTCAAAAAGTGAAGCAGCAAAACAATAAAGCTGCTCAAGGACAGAGCCAAGGCCAATCTCAATTTGGTACTGAATTTGCATCTGAAACAGAAGCACAAAAAGTAAGAAAACAAAATCAAAAATCTCAACAAAATAAGCAGTAA
- a CDS encoding GntR family transcriptional regulator, translating to MQILISNSSKESIYYQIKSQVKEKVLSGELKEGDALPSMRQLAKDLHISVITTKRAYEELEKEGFIYSIVGKGSFIAEQNEDVVKEKKLATIEEKLLEVIAGSKEIGLSLKEIKEWLTILYEER from the coding sequence ATGCAAATTCTGATTTCCAATAGTTCCAAAGAATCCATTTATTATCAAATAAAAAGTCAGGTCAAAGAAAAAGTACTATCGGGCGAATTAAAAGAAGGAGATGCCCTTCCCTCAATGCGTCAGTTGGCAAAAGATCTGCATATAAGTGTCATTACGACCAAGCGTGCATATGAGGAGTTGGAGAAAGAAGGATTTATTTATTCAATCGTAGGAAAAGGTTCTTTTATCGCGGAACAAAATGAAGATGTCGTGAAAGAAAAGAAATTGGCAACCATTGAGGAGAAGTTATTAGAAGTCATTGCAGGCAGCAAAGAGATAGGGTTGTCACTAAAAGAAATCAAGGAATGGTTAACCATTTTGTATGAGGAGAGATAA
- a CDS encoding ComEC/Rec2 family competence protein: MRIFQVFQVVILLQLFFIPTTISAETPQPKQMKIHFIDVGQGDSTLIETPGKKNILIDAGPPRAGKDVVEFLKARGIKKIDLLIATHPDIDHIGGLPTVMKSFKIDKALDSGKLHSTKTYVRYINQIHKHKIPVNIAKQGDVVDVDPLVDISVLNSYEEHKNNNQSSIVLKVGYNEVDFLLMADAERGQEEQLMEQEKDVQSDIYKVGHHGSNTSTSYRFLNLVKPKVAILTYSKMNHYGHPVDRVVGNLQRIHSMIYSTAVYGDISIVTNGKGYFIFTEKSPMDGLTGKAG; encoded by the coding sequence ATGCGGATTTTTCAAGTTTTTCAAGTCGTTATCTTGCTGCAATTATTTTTTATCCCAACTACAATATCAGCCGAAACACCGCAGCCTAAGCAAATGAAGATCCATTTCATTGACGTAGGACAAGGGGACAGTACGCTTATTGAAACCCCGGGTAAGAAAAACATTTTAATTGATGCCGGGCCCCCGAGAGCGGGGAAGGATGTGGTGGAATTTCTTAAAGCGCGTGGCATCAAGAAAATTGATCTGTTAATTGCCACACATCCGGATATCGATCATATTGGCGGACTTCCAACAGTAATGAAATCCTTCAAGATTGACAAAGCATTGGATTCGGGCAAATTGCACTCAACCAAGACATATGTACGATATATTAATCAAATTCACAAACATAAAATTCCGGTTAACATTGCCAAGCAAGGTGACGTGGTGGATGTTGACCCATTAGTGGATATCAGTGTGTTGAATTCATATGAGGAACATAAAAATAATAATCAATCCTCCATTGTGTTAAAAGTCGGCTATAACGAGGTTGACTTTTTGCTTATGGCAGATGCAGAGCGCGGGCAGGAAGAACAATTGATGGAGCAAGAAAAAGATGTTCAATCAGACATTTATAAAGTTGGTCATCACGGATCAAATACAAGCACATCGTATCGATTTCTCAATTTGGTCAAACCGAAAGTAGCTATCTTAACCTATAGCAAAATGAATCATTATGGACATCCAGTCGACCGGGTTGTCGGCAATTTGCAGCGAATCCATTCCATGATATATTCTACCGCGGTCTATGGTGACATTTCCATTGTGACAAACGGGAAAGGATATTTTATTTTCACGGAAAAATCACCAATGGATGGATTAACCGGAAAAGCGGGATAG